A window of Oncorhynchus keta strain PuntledgeMale-10-30-2019 chromosome 27, Oket_V2, whole genome shotgun sequence contains these coding sequences:
- the LOC118360035 gene encoding protein pitchfork-like: MAALDAAPLRCVAFGSCQERKLFPTHSAPNRLGNKLSLEGAPHRGPGCYDNHVGTILYDLQKRPESKKGYTLAARTSARFLPCAQTITPSPQRYQQDRTWSKVYPPGRIPFSSTTKRFRTKPVTADFKPGPGTYAHDTTLNQKVSWPMKFGSPDWGRLPTLERKALRTELLCDKEFVKQRSRVAYLQLFYS; encoded by the exons ATGGCGGCACTGGATGCAG CTCCCCTGCGGTGCGTTGCCTTTGGCAGCTGCCAGGAACGGAAGTTGTTTCCGACCCACAGTGCACCTAACCGGCTGGGCAATAAGCTCTCACTTGAGGGAGCCCCACACCGTGGTCCCGGCTGCTATGACAATCAT GTTGGTACCATTCTATATGATTTACAGAAGAGACCTGAGAGTAAGAAAGGATACACTCTTGCTGCAAGGACGTCTGCACGGTTTCTGCCCTGTGCTCAG ACAATCACTCCTTCCCCTCAGAGGTATCAGCAGGACAgaacctggtctaaagtataCCCTCCTGGCAGAATCCCCTTCAGCTCCACCACAAAGAGGTtcaggaccaagcctgttacagctGACTTCAAACCAGG CCCAGGGACATATGCTCATGATACTACTCTGAACCAGAAGGTGTCATGGCCTATGAAATTTGGTTCCCCAGACTGGGGTAGACTGCCCACATTAGAGAGGAAAGCCTTGAGGACAGAG CTGCTTTGTGACAAGGAGTTTGTGAAGCAAAGAAGTCGGGTGGCATATCTACAGTTGTTCTACTCCTGA
- the LOC118360031 gene encoding V-type proton ATPase subunit S1: protein MAGSESLSKLRTIMAFIALLFAMLSTGHCSSQVPLVMWSSEGYTLPPMASPAAGHIISNDQLVSYLNSALGSAPHNVLLFLQDKLSKDDFTRYGGVFGNNHESAFPNLESALQSSSSPLVLPALSWLGASAVPGLLQEKLGVSPLSVDPDTLAHLRLNASDNTLLLIILPYSTGAYLSCKEVLRSNDEVIGKVLSIMKAQGVPYTAIYTGLKPSRVIEEPSMVGQSSMGRSLLQAVVDEVKPPLMFNTTSGPCIMLWAQNLNVSFNNLEWIDLGPLTFAPGGSVSTAGSFCNETNSRLVLDYGSSVPTYNLFRLIFSMSQRRYPVSARNWFTLDTVELLFNADTAIYNGSRGIYAPAEYSFHCQNVNNFRNALLVPRTPNATQWRILFTDFQIQGFSILNRTTDFSYASDCAGFFTPGIWMGLITSLLMLLILTYGMHMIMQLRSMDRFDDPKGPSISVPQSE, encoded by the exons ATGGCAGGATCTGAGTCGTTAAGTAAATTGCGTACTATCATGGCCTTTATTGCTCTTTTATTTGCCATGTTATCTACTGGACATTGCAGCAGTCAAGTACCACTTGTAATGTGGTCCAGTGAAGG GTACACCTTGCCACCCATGGCATCTCCAGCTGCTGGTCACATAATATCTAATGACCAGCTGGTGTCCTACCTAAATTCTGCTCTGGGGTCTGCCCCACACAACGTGCTTCTCTTCCTACAGGACAAG CTGAGCAAAGATGACTTCACAAGGTATGGGGGTGTTTTTGGAAACAATCATGAGAGTGCCTTTCCCAACCTGGAG tctgcaTTACAGTCTTCCTCTTCACCATTGGTGCTGCCTGCCCTGTCATGGCTTGGTGCTAGTGCAGTCCCAGGTCTGCTACAGGAAAAGCTGGGTGTCTCCCCACTCAGCGTAGACCCAGACACACTGGCGCATCTCAGACTCAATGCATCAGACAACACTCTGCTGCTTATCATCCTGCCCTATTCTACTGG TGCTTATCTGTCCTGTAAGGAAGTCCTGCGTAGCAATG ATGAGGTCATTGGTAAAGTTCTGAGCATCATGAAAGCCCAGGGTGTTCCCTACACTGCTATTTACACTGGACTCAAGCCCTCACGA GTGATTGAGGAGCCATCCATGGTTGGCCAGTCTTCTATGGGCCGGTCCTTGCTGCAGGCGGTTGTTGATGAGGTCAAACCTCCTTTGATGTTTAACACTACTAGTGGCCCTTGCATCATGCTCTGGGCCCAGAATCTCAACGTCAGCTTTAATAACCTGGAATGGATTGACCTCGGCCCATTGACCTTTGCTCCCGGTGGCTCTGTGAGCACGGCTGGGTCCTTCTGTAATGAAACAAATTCACG GCTTGTCCTTGATTATGGAAGTTCTGTTCCAACATACAATCTCTTCCGTCTCAT CTTCTCCATGAGCCAGCGGCGCTACCCCGTGTCTGCACGGAACTGGTTCACCCTGGACACAGTGGAACTGCTATTCAATGCCGATACAGCCATCTACAATGGCAGCCGGGGCATCTACGCCCCCGCAGAGTACTCCTTCCACTGCCAGAATGTCAACAACTTCCGTAATGCACTGCTTGTGCCCCGCACTCCGAATGCTACCCAGTGGAGGATTCTCTTCACTGACTTCCAG ATCCAAGGCTTCAGTATACTGAACAGGACAACAGATTTCTCCTATGCCAGTGACTGTGCTGGCTTCTTCACACCAGGGATCTGGATGGGCCTGATCACCTCTCTGCTGATGCTGCTAATCCTCACCTACGGCATGCACATGATCATGCAGCTACGCTCCATGGACCGCTTTGACGACCCTAAAGGCCCCTCAATCTCAGTGCCTCAGTCGGAGTAA